The genomic interval ATGAAGGCTTTCCCCTCGCTTTGTTGCTTTCCGGCAAAGACAACATCGGAACTCGGCAGGATGAAATTTCCCGCCGGCGGGCCGAAAATTAGCAATTCCGGAAGTTTCACTTCGCCCCTGACGGTCAGCTTTTCCGGAGTGCCGCTGAAAGTCAGGCTCGGCGCTGCCCGCACCTGCAGTTCCGGGGTATGGACAACCTGAAAATCGTTTCCCTCGAGTGATCCCTCATAGCCGATCACACGCCGCCCGGCAATTCTGATGAGGCCTTTCCCTTTTATCATGCCGGGTCCTGACTTGGCGTAAAATGACTCTACCCGGACAAGATTATTTTCCAGACCCAGAGAAAGATTGACATCTTTGACGTCAATACCCGCCGAGGGAATGTAAGCCCCGGCCTTGGCCACGGTCACCCGCCCGCGGCCAAGCGGATTTTCCCAGCTACCCTCGACAACCACGTTTGCGTCTATCTCGCCATGGCTTTCTTTTATCAATCCCGGAAACTGGAATGACAACAATCCCTCTTCCCTGAATCTGCCGTTCAGAGAAACAAAAAGCGGTCCCTTTTTATCGAAAGCTGTCGGCAGCGCGGCCTCAACCGGCAGGCTGAAGCTCCCCTGCAGATTCCCATAATCAACAAGCCGCGCGGAGAGATTGCCGTTCAGCGTCTTTTCCCGCCAATCCCATGATAAGGAGGCCGTGCGAAAATTCGCGTTTATCTCCCCATCCTTCTTCCGATAACTGATTTTTCCCTCACTTGCGCCGACGGGCGAAGACAGAGAGGCGGCGCCTCTTAAAGAGAAGCGTCTCCCCGAAAGAAGGTTGCCGTTCGCAGTCCCCGTCAGGACTCCCGCCAGGGTCACGTTTTTTGGCAGTAAAAAACGAAAAAATTCCGAATTTATATCAGTCCCTTGGGCCTTGAATTTGCCTGTCTCCGGCAATGAAAAATTAAACGGCGCCGGCGTTGAAAAATCGGCGCTTAAAAGTCCCCCGCCTTCCGGAGAAATTTCCACTGATGCGCTTATCCCCTGCTCGCTTCCATTGAAGCGGGCAGAACCCTTTGGCACGCTGAATCGTGTTCCCTCTATGGTGACGCTTCCGGTTGCTTCAGCAAGGCCGGTCAGATGAACCGCAGTCGGTCGTCCCTGGATCCCCTGGCTGCTCCACGCAAACTCCGCCAGCGGAAAATGAAGGTCGAGGCCCTCCGCTTTTTGCTGCCACTTTACCATTCCTGCGGCAACGGCTGCCTGACCGACTGTCTCGAGCTGCCCGTCGGCAAGGATTTTTCCATTCATTTTTCCGGTGATTAATCCGCCATACCTAAGTTCCTTTTTAAGCTCCTTGGACAGCAGAAAACCAAAATGTTTAACGTTCAACCCTGTCCAAACGGCGCCGAAAAAGCCTCCACTCGGCTCTTTGGTTAATTCGCCTTTAATTTCAATCCGTTCTTGTTCATCACCCGCTAAAATTACCGGGGAAATTGTGATTTTTCGAGAGCTTACGGTCACGGAAGCAGGCTGGATGAGTTTCCACGCTCCGACCTCATCCCGGCCGGTAATGCTCTCAAATCTTCCCTGCCACAGCCGGTTGTGCAGCCCCCCCGTTAAAGAAGCCAGCAGCGCTGTTTTTTTCATTTTGAGCGACGCGGCTATTTCATGACGAGAGACGGCGCCATCCACCTTCAAAGCGCCGGAATCAATATGCAAATCTTTATAGACAATATTTTTCATACCGGCGTTCAGAAAAAGCGGGGCTTCCTTTTTACTCCCCAGATAGCCATCCAGCTCCACTTTTTCGATTTTGACTTCACCAAAGCTGAGCTTCCGGCCTCTGCCCGTTGCCGCGCCGGACAATTGGCTGTCGTAACGAATGTGGCCATTGAGGTTAAGCTTTCCCGCCGCCCCGAAAACAAACTGGCCTAAATCGTCTATCCTGGCAGCAAAAGACAGTTTTTCCACAAATGACCCCGACCCCCTGAGGGCAAAACCGCTTCCCTTCAGAGTCAGTTTTTCAAAATTGATATCCCCATCCCCGAAATTCGCCTTGACCTCTCCCTGCAAAAGATGGTTGTGCAAGCGGCTTTCCCGAAGTCTGCCCTTCAGCGAGCCCCTTGGCTTGCCGTCATTTTCCCACGCTACATCGCCGGCAAGATCAAAGTTTATCAATCCTGCCCAGTCCGCCTTGAAACCAGCAGGATCGAGGTCTTTGCCGCGCAGGGACCCTTTCAGGTGAAACCCCTGCTGCCAGTCCATTGCCGCCTTTCCCTGAACATTGCC from Syntrophobacterales bacterium carries:
- a CDS encoding translocation/assembly module TamB domain-containing protein, giving the protein MKRLAIYGAIILVFAALITAGWRGASWLLYTEEGARWALASISRHTSVQITAGKIEGRLIDHLRLEDLHLTIEPYAVTLRSLEYHLQPRRLLSGGVALETLILTGVRVQDSSVEKQAPDLSWPKVSGIISVLDVSVKKLQIDDISYSAPSRGLLLKDMSVESSVLWRHSNLTISDLILKTPYGSGRGGATAGFYQPSLRFDLDFQVRRQLAGMNAFSAHGLFKPGSRPEQLAGNISLSGSSGGVRRLELAGDVGMTLKSFNLRNFRLSRFAGKGALTGGGSVLLTADKPVFSLKLLLADVDLATALKIPTNINGSITLDGAPARYHGAFTLENNKQGWQKAVATGEYRGSERALEVNTVSAALLAGNVQGKAAMDWQQGFHLKGSLRGKDLDPAGFKADWAGLINFDLAGDVAWENDGKPRGSLKGRLRESRLHNHLLQGEVKANFGDGDINFEKLTLKGSGFALRGSGSFVEKLSFAARIDDLGQFVFGAAGKLNLNGHIRYDSQLSGAATGRGRKLSFGEVKIEKVELDGYLGSKKEAPLFLNAGMKNIVYKDLHIDSGALKVDGAVSRHEIAASLKMKKTALLASLTGGLHNRLWQGRFESITGRDEVGAWKLIQPASVTVSSRKITISPVILAGDEQERIEIKGELTKEPSGGFFGAVWTGLNVKHFGFLLSKELKKELRYGGLITGKMNGKILADGQLETVGQAAVAAGMVKWQQKAEGLDLHFPLAEFAWSSQGIQGRPTAVHLTGLAEATGSVTIEGTRFSVPKGSARFNGSEQGISASVEISPEGGGLLSADFSTPAPFNFSLPETGKFKAQGTDINSEFFRFLLPKNVTLAGVLTGTANGNLLSGRRFSLRGAASLSSPVGASEGKISYRKKDGEINANFRTASLSWDWREKTLNGNLSARLVDYGNLQGSFSLPVEAALPTAFDKKGPLFVSLNGRFREEGLLSFQFPGLIKESHGEIDANVVVEGSWENPLGRGRVTVAKAGAYIPSAGIDVKDVNLSLGLENNLVRVESFYAKSGPGMIKGKGLIRIAGRRVIGYEGSLEGNDFQVVHTPELQVRAAPSLTFSGTPEKLTVRGEVKLPELLIFGPPAGNFILPSSDVVFAGKQQSEGKAFMPVFYAKVRLTLGDRALVRMEGIDAKMAGSIDLEFQRLEAITSRGEIRVVEGSYETYGVSLQIVRGRLFYDGGPINQPALDILALRSLVDVKAGVTIGGLLRTPVIKLYSEPAMSDVDILSYVVFGHSLSSRSNAEQIGLLAQAAGLLLSQGKASGIQDKLKKQFGLSTLDIQSKNSGLAGSIGYKKINGSILPAGDGSGKVNDAADTIVAVGKYLTPQLYLSYGRSLFTGKNIFSLRYSISERWQIETVTGTESGADLYYKIDFK